A single genomic interval of Pyrus communis chromosome 5, drPyrComm1.1, whole genome shotgun sequence harbors:
- the LOC137735280 gene encoding proline-rich protein 4-like yields the protein MQIPVAFQGALLALWFCFFAASFCYTNGETIELAGEQAGAKTFSELQKAEAAEVNEEEKFKVLAHKPFFKKPPLPKIPIVKKPFPPEPFFKKPLPPLIPIYKKPLPPPVPVFKIPPFKKPDYPPVPVVEVKPFPKKPIFPPLPKFKKPILPPIPVYKKPLPPPIPVYKKPFPDPIFKKPIPTFKKPFPPHPFLGKPFPPIVP from the exons ATGCAGATTCCTGTTGCTTTCCAAGGGGCTCTTCTGGCTCTCTGGTTCTGCTTCTTTGCTGCAAGCTTCTGCTATACCAATGGGGAGACCATTGAGCTAGCTGGAGAACAAGCGGGAGCCAAAACTTTTTCAG AGTTGCAAAAAGCAGAAGCCGCAGAAGTCAATGAAGAAGAGAAATTTAAAGTGCTTGCACACAAGCCCTTCTTCAAGAAGCCACCTCTACCCAAGATTCCCATTGTAAAGAAGCCATTTCCACCAGAGCCCTTTTTCAAGAAGCCACTGCCACCCCTCATCCCAATCTACAAGAAGCCACTCCCTCCACCAGTTCCGGTCTTCAAGATTCCTCCCTTTAAGAAGCCGGATTATCCGCCGGTTCCGGTTGTGGAAGTAAAGCCATTTCCGAAGAAGCCAATTTTCCCTCCACTTCCAAAATTCAAGAAGCCAATTCTACCACCTATTCCTGTTTACAAGAAGCCACTTCCTCCACCAATTCCAGTTTACAAGAAGCCATTTCCCGATCCTATCTTCAAGAAGCCGATTCCAACATTCAAGAAGCCATTTCCTCCACATCCATTCCTTGGGAAGCCATTTCCTCCCATTGTTCCCTAA